A single region of the Streptococcus macedonicus ACA-DC 198 genome encodes:
- the malP gene encoding Maltodextrin phosphorylase has protein sequence MTTNFTNYLESKGQTLAELSNEDIYVALLHYVKELAAEKPKNTAKRKVYYISAEFLIGKLLSNNLINLGIYKDVKAELAAAGKSIAEVEDIEPEPSLGNGGLGRLAACFIDSMSTLGINGEGVGLNYHCGLFKQVFVDNQQEAEPDYWIEKDSWLIPTDISYDVPFKDFTLKSRLDRIDVLGYKRDTKNYLNLFDIDGLDYGLIHDGISFDKTEIKKNLTLFLYPDDSDKNGELLRIYQQYFMVSNAAQLLIDEAIERGSNLHDLADYAYVQINDTHPSMVIPELIRLLTEKHDIDFDEAVSIVKNMVGYTNHTILAEALEKWPLDYLNEVVPHLVTIIEKLNTLIASEYSDPAVQIIDEADRVHMAHMDIHFSTSVNGVAALHTEILKNSELKPFYDIYPEKFNNKTNGITFRRWLEFANEDLADYIKELIGDDYLTDATKLEKLLAFADDEAVHAKLAEIKHNNKLALKRYLKENKGIELDENSIIDTQVKRFHEYKRQQMNALYVIHKYLEIKRGNLPERKLTVIFGGKAAPAYIIAQDIIHLILCLSEVINNDPEVNQYLNVHLVENYNVTVAEHLIPATDISEQISLASKEASGTGNMKFMLNGALTLGTMDGANVEIAELVGMDNIYTFGKDSDTIIDLYATGGYVSTDYYENDPVIKEAVDFIVSDELVKHGKAERLERLYNELINKDWFMTLIDLKEYIAVKEQMLADYEDQKVWMTKVVKNIAKAGFFSSDRTIEQYNNEIWHSK, from the coding sequence ATGACAACTAATTTCACAAACTATCTCGAATCAAAAGGACAAACGCTTGCTGAATTGAGCAATGAAGATATTTATGTAGCGCTTTTACATTACGTTAAAGAATTGGCGGCTGAAAAACCAAAAAACACAGCAAAACGCAAAGTTTACTACATTTCTGCTGAATTCCTTATCGGAAAACTATTGTCAAACAACCTTATTAACCTTGGCATCTACAAAGATGTTAAAGCTGAATTAGCAGCAGCAGGGAAATCAATTGCTGAAGTAGAAGATATTGAACCTGAACCATCTCTTGGTAACGGTGGACTTGGTCGTTTGGCAGCATGTTTTATCGATTCAATGTCAACACTTGGTATCAACGGTGAAGGTGTCGGTCTTAACTATCACTGTGGACTTTTCAAACAAGTTTTCGTTGATAACCAACAAGAAGCAGAACCTGACTACTGGATTGAAAAAGATTCATGGCTTATTCCAACTGATATCAGTTATGATGTGCCATTTAAAGATTTCACACTTAAATCTCGTCTTGACCGTATCGATGTTTTGGGTTATAAACGTGACACTAAAAACTATTTGAACTTGTTTGATATTGACGGTCTTGATTATGGTTTGATTCATGACGGTATTTCATTTGATAAGACGGAAATCAAGAAAAACTTAACACTCTTCCTTTACCCAGATGATTCAGATAAAAACGGTGAATTGCTTCGTATTTACCAACAATATTTCATGGTTTCAAATGCGGCACAGTTATTGATTGATGAAGCTATTGAACGTGGGTCAAACTTGCATGACTTGGCTGATTATGCTTATGTGCAAATCAATGATACTCACCCATCAATGGTCATTCCAGAACTTATCCGTCTTTTGACTGAAAAACATGACATTGACTTTGACGAAGCTGTTTCAATCGTGAAAAATATGGTTGGTTACACAAACCACACTATCTTGGCAGAAGCACTTGAAAAATGGCCTCTTGACTACCTTAACGAAGTTGTTCCTCATTTGGTAACAATCATTGAAAAATTGAATACATTGATTGCTAGCGAATACTCTGACCCAGCTGTTCAAATTATTGACGAAGCTGACCGTGTTCACATGGCACATATGGATATTCATTTCTCAACATCTGTCAATGGGGTAGCTGCGCTTCACACTGAAATCCTTAAAAACAGTGAGTTGAAACCATTCTATGATATTTATCCTGAAAAATTCAACAACAAAACAAACGGTATCACATTCCGTCGCTGGCTTGAATTTGCCAATGAAGATTTGGCTGACTATATCAAAGAACTTATCGGCGATGACTACTTGACTGATGCGACTAAGCTTGAAAAATTACTTGCTTTTGCTGATGATGAAGCTGTTCATGCTAAATTGGCTGAAATCAAGCACAATAATAAACTTGCTCTTAAACGTTACCTCAAAGAAAATAAAGGTATTGAACTTGACGAGAACTCAATTATTGATACACAAGTTAAACGTTTCCACGAGTACAAACGTCAACAAATGAATGCTCTTTATGTCATTCATAAATATCTTGAAATCAAACGTGGTAACTTGCCAGAACGTAAGCTTACTGTTATCTTTGGTGGTAAAGCAGCACCTGCTTACATCATTGCCCAAGATATCATTCACTTGATTCTTTGCTTGTCAGAAGTGATTAACAACGACCCAGAAGTTAACCAATACCTAAATGTTCACTTGGTTGAAAACTATAACGTTACAGTTGCTGAACACTTAATTCCTGCGACAGATATTTCTGAACAAATCTCTCTTGCATCAAAAGAAGCTTCAGGTACTGGTAATATGAAATTCATGCTCAACGGTGCATTGACTCTTGGTACAATGGATGGTGCCAATGTTGAAATTGCTGAATTGGTAGGAATGGATAATATTTATACATTTGGTAAAGATTCTGATACCATCATTGACCTTTATGCAACGGGAGGTTATGTATCAACTGATTACTATGAAAATGACCCAGTTATCAAAGAAGCTGTTGACTTCATCGTTAGTGATGAGTTAGTGAAACATGGTAAAGCAGAACGTCTTGAGCGTCTTTACAATGAATTGATTAACAAAGACTGGTTCATGACTTTGATTGACCTTAAAGAATATATTGCTGTTAAAGAACAAATGCTTGCTGATTACGAAGACCAAAAAGTTTGGATGACAAAAGTCGTTAAAAATATTGCCAAAGCTGGTTTCTTCTCATCAGACCGTACAATTGAACAATACAACAACGAAATCTGGCACAGCAAATAA
- the malQ gene encoding 4-alpha-glucanotransferase (amylomaltase), translated as MKKRASGVLMHITSLPGKQGVGTFGQEAYDFVDFLVETDQTYWQILPLTTTSYGDSPYQSFSATAGNTHLIDLELLSEQGYLDKKDFETVNFGDDLESVDYARIFELRRPILEKAVKAFLSQKENVEALAEFEKDTSWLQDFADFMAIKEFFDNKALQEWDDKAVVRREEKALETYRAKLKDAILYHKVTQYFFYQQWAKLKAYANENGIEIIGDMPIYVSADSVEVWTMPELFKVDSDKNPLCIAGVPADEFSDDGQIWGNPIYDWKNHAKTNYAWWVYRIQESFKLYDLLRIDHFKGFSDYWEIRGDYETANDGSWEPGPGRALFDVVKDELGDLPIIAENLGYIDAKAEQLLTDTGFPGMKILEFGFYDTEGKSIDAPHNCNKNSVAYNGTHDNEVVNGWYDNLTDEQKAFVNAYTHRSEDEPITEAMLRTLFATVSDVAIATMQDLLDKPADSRMNIPNTVGGNWQWRMLKEDLTDERKVFLKDITALYCRKNTFKTTIKEEKETKNDN; from the coding sequence ATGAAAAAACGTGCAAGTGGTGTATTGATGCATATCACATCACTACCTGGAAAGCAAGGGGTGGGAACATTCGGACAAGAAGCCTATGACTTTGTTGATTTCTTAGTTGAAACTGACCAAACATATTGGCAAATTTTACCACTAACAACGACAAGTTATGGTGATTCCCCTTATCAATCGTTCTCAGCTACTGCGGGGAATACGCATCTGATTGACCTTGAACTCCTTAGTGAACAAGGTTACCTTGATAAAAAAGATTTTGAAACCGTTAATTTTGGTGATGATTTAGAGTCTGTTGATTACGCTCGTATTTTTGAATTGCGCCGTCCTATTTTGGAAAAAGCCGTCAAAGCCTTCTTAAGCCAAAAGGAAAATGTTGAAGCATTAGCTGAATTTGAAAAAGATACTAGCTGGCTCCAAGATTTTGCAGATTTCATGGCAATTAAAGAATTTTTTGATAACAAAGCTCTACAAGAATGGGATGATAAAGCGGTTGTTAGACGAGAAGAAAAAGCTCTCGAAACTTACCGTGCTAAATTAAAAGACGCTATTCTTTACCATAAAGTCACTCAATATTTCTTCTATCAACAATGGGCTAAGCTCAAAGCTTATGCTAATGAAAATGGGATTGAAATTATTGGTGATATGCCAATTTACGTTTCAGCTGATAGTGTTGAAGTGTGGACAATGCCTGAACTGTTCAAAGTAGATAGTGATAAAAATCCACTTTGCATTGCTGGTGTTCCTGCGGATGAATTCAGTGATGATGGTCAGATTTGGGGAAATCCAATTTATGATTGGAAAAACCATGCTAAGACGAATTATGCTTGGTGGGTTTACCGTATTCAAGAAAGCTTCAAATTGTATGATCTTCTTCGTATTGATCATTTCAAAGGCTTCTCAGATTATTGGGAAATCCGTGGTGACTACGAAACAGCAAATGACGGTAGTTGGGAACCAGGTCCAGGACGTGCTTTGTTTGATGTTGTCAAAGACGAACTTGGCGACCTTCCAATTATTGCTGAAAACCTTGGTTACATTGATGCAAAAGCTGAACAGTTGTTGACGGATACAGGTTTTCCAGGCATGAAGATTCTTGAATTTGGCTTCTATGATACCGAAGGAAAGAGTATTGATGCACCGCATAACTGCAATAAAAACAGTGTTGCTTACAATGGTACACACGATAATGAAGTCGTCAACGGTTGGTATGACAACTTGACTGACGAGCAAAAAGCATTTGTGAATGCTTACACTCACCGTAGTGAAGACGAACCGATTACAGAAGCTATGCTTCGGACATTGTTTGCGACTGTTAGTGATGTTGCGATTGCGACAATGCAAGATCTACTTGATAAACCAGCTGATAGCCGCATGAATATTCCAAATACTGTTGGTGGCAACTGGCAATGGCGTATGCTTAAGGAAGATTTGACAGATGAGCGAAAAGTTTTCTTGAAAGACATTACAGCACTCTATTGCCGCAAAAATACATTTAAAACGACAATTAAAGAAGAAAAGGAAACTAAAAATGACAACTAA
- the malR gene encoding Maltose operon transcriptional repressor MalR, LacI family — translation MVTIKDVAAKAGVNPSTVSRVLKDNKSISQKTKDKVRKAMAELGYVPNVAAQMLASGLTYNVGLIFPPLMTPDRLNEPFFMQILSTITSEAKLNDFTVSIATGMTVDELEEQVKLMYSQKRVDGFIILYSDPEDPVRKYLMDNDVPFVIVGAPEGFENDITYIDNDNQLMGKKAVEYLYQKGHREILFVTDDLKSEVSSERYFGYLRGMEKLELDSNPALLFNRRDPMVLEELIQKIEESKATALIVIADTISVRITQFLSYHQLSVPDDISIITFNNSAYSTLVHPYLTTFDINVSNLGRTSFRRLVELIKSPKTAITEKIIVPFMLRERESVRQLHVND, via the coding sequence ATGGTTACAATAAAAGATGTAGCAGCTAAAGCTGGCGTGAATCCTTCAACAGTTAGCCGTGTTTTAAAAGATAATAAATCCATTTCTCAGAAAACAAAAGACAAAGTTCGGAAAGCGATGGCAGAGCTTGGTTATGTGCCCAATGTTGCTGCGCAAATGTTAGCAAGCGGTTTGACTTATAACGTTGGTTTGATTTTTCCACCATTAATGACGCCAGATCGTTTGAATGAACCTTTCTTTATGCAGATTTTGTCAACAATTACAAGTGAAGCAAAACTGAATGATTTTACAGTATCAATCGCAACAGGGATGACAGTTGATGAGCTTGAAGAACAGGTTAAGCTGATGTATAGTCAGAAGCGTGTTGACGGTTTTATTATCCTTTATTCTGATCCTGAAGATCCTGTTCGTAAGTATTTAATGGACAATGATGTGCCATTTGTTATCGTAGGAGCACCAGAAGGTTTTGAAAACGACATTACTTATATTGATAATGATAACCAATTAATGGGGAAAAAAGCAGTAGAATACCTTTACCAAAAAGGACACCGTGAGATTCTTTTTGTAACAGATGACTTAAAATCTGAAGTGTCATCAGAACGTTATTTTGGTTACCTACGTGGCATGGAGAAATTAGAGCTTGATAGCAATCCCGCACTCTTATTTAACCGTAGAGATCCTATGGTATTAGAAGAACTAATTCAAAAAATCGAAGAGAGCAAAGCAACCGCTTTAATTGTTATTGCAGATACGATTTCGGTTAGAATTACGCAGTTTTTATCTTATCATCAATTGAGTGTACCTGATGATATTTCGATTATTACTTTCAATAACTCAGCGTATTCAACCCTAGTTCACCCGTATTTAACAACCTTTGATATCAATGTTTCAAATCTTGGACGAACAAGTTTCAGAAGATTAGTAGAGTTGATTAAATCGCCTAAAACAGCTATTACTGAAAAAATTATTGTTCCATTTATGCTTAGAGAACGTGAAAGTGTACGCCAATTACACGTCAATGATTAA
- a CDS encoding Maltose/maltodextrin ABC transporter, substrate binding periplasmic protein MalE has product MKKNTWKKMVLAGAGLTLAGSVLVACSNSSSKNSSSSSSSKTIKLWVPTGAKKSYSEVVKKFEKESGYTVKVVESNDSKAQENVKKDPEKAADVFSLPHDQLGQLIESGVIQEVPEEYANEIAKNDTDQAVAGARYKGKTYAFPFGIESQVLFYNKSKLSEEDVTNYETITSKATFGATFKSMNAYATAPLFMSVGCTLFGEDGETVDGTNWANEAGVSVLQWISDQKSNSGFVNLTAENTMSKFGDGSVAAIETGPWDFSAAQKAIGEENLGIAVYPTVTIGGNTVQQKAFLGVKLFAVNQAPAGSDTDRIAASYKLASMLTSAESQENQFTYEGRNIIPANKEVQESDTVQSNELAQAVIKMASSSDYTVVTPKLSQMATFWTESAALLSDVYNGKIKSSDYLTKLQEFDAKLAAAK; this is encoded by the coding sequence ATGAAGAAGAACACATGGAAAAAAATGGTCCTTGCTGGTGCAGGCCTTACACTCGCAGGTAGCGTATTAGTCGCTTGCTCAAATTCCTCATCAAAAAATAGTTCAAGCTCTTCATCAAGCAAGACTATTAAATTATGGGTTCCAACAGGCGCTAAAAAATCTTATTCAGAAGTCGTTAAAAAATTTGAAAAAGAATCTGGCTACACTGTAAAAGTTGTTGAATCAAACGATTCAAAAGCACAAGAAAATGTTAAAAAAGACCCAGAAAAAGCTGCTGATGTCTTTTCACTCCCACATGACCAACTTGGTCAATTAATAGAATCTGGTGTTATTCAAGAAGTTCCAGAAGAATATGCCAACGAAATTGCTAAAAACGATACCGACCAAGCAGTTGCTGGTGCTCGATACAAAGGTAAAACATACGCCTTCCCATTCGGTATTGAATCACAAGTTCTCTTCTATAATAAGTCTAAACTTTCTGAAGAAGATGTTACTAACTATGAAACAATTACAAGCAAAGCTACATTTGGTGCTACTTTCAAATCAATGAATGCTTACGCTACTGCCCCACTTTTCATGTCAGTTGGTTGCACATTATTCGGAGAAGACGGTGAAACAGTTGATGGCACAAACTGGGCTAACGAAGCTGGTGTATCTGTTCTCCAATGGATTTCAGACCAAAAATCAAACAGCGGATTTGTTAACCTAACAGCTGAAAACACTATGTCTAAATTTGGTGATGGTAGTGTTGCTGCTATCGAAACAGGACCATGGGATTTTTCAGCTGCACAAAAAGCTATCGGTGAAGAAAATCTCGGTATCGCTGTTTATCCTACTGTAACAATCGGTGGAAACACTGTTCAACAAAAAGCTTTTCTTGGTGTTAAACTTTTCGCTGTAAACCAAGCACCTGCTGGTTCTGATACAGACCGTATCGCTGCTTCTTACAAACTTGCTTCAATGTTGACTAGCGCTGAAAGCCAAGAAAACCAATTCACTTATGAAGGACGTAACATCATCCCAGCGAACAAAGAAGTTCAAGAATCTGATACCGTTCAATCAAATGAATTGGCACAAGCAGTCATCAAGATGGCGTCATCATCTGACTACACAGTTGTTACACCTAAACTTAGTCAAATGGCAACATTCTGGACTGAAAGTGCTGCTCTTCTCAGTGATGTCTATAATGGTAAAATTAAAAGTAGTGACTACCTCACTAAATTACAAGAATTTGACGCAAAGTTAGCTGCTGCTAAGTAA
- a CDS encoding Maltose/maltodextrin ABC transporter, permease protein MalF, whose amino-acid sequence MINSQYFDSVPVREAFKKGGFDTKLSFLIMGFSNFYHKQIIKGCLFLLSEILFLIAFVTSIIPSLQGLITLGTQEQGLVEKTVGGIKMKVAVEGDNSMLILIFGLAALIFCLIFAYIYWCNLKSARNLYVLDKENKKIPTFKEDLETLANGRFHMTLMAIPMIGVLLFTILPLIYMICLAFTNYDHNHLPPKSLFDWVGFTNFGNIFNGRMAETFFPVLSWTLIWAVFATVTNFFFGIILALIINTKGLKLKKMWRTIFVITIAVPQFISLLIMRNLLSDAGPINAILEKIGLVSAANPLPFLSDPLWAKFSIIIVNMWVGIPVTMLVATGIIMNLPQEQIEAAEIDGASKFQIFKSITFPQILLVMMPNLIQQFIGNINNFNVIYLLTGGGPTNSNFYQAGSTDLLVTWLYNLTVTAADYNLASVIGIIIFVLSAVFSLLAYTRTSSYKEGVAK is encoded by the coding sequence ATGATTAATTCACAATATTTTGACAGTGTACCTGTTAGAGAAGCTTTCAAAAAAGGTGGCTTTGATACTAAACTGTCATTTCTGATTATGGGATTTTCAAATTTCTATCATAAACAGATTATTAAGGGATGTTTATTCTTACTTTCAGAAATCCTATTTTTGATTGCTTTTGTTACTTCGATTATTCCGAGTCTTCAAGGGTTAATCACTTTGGGTACGCAAGAACAAGGACTTGTTGAGAAAACAGTTGGTGGCATTAAGATGAAAGTCGCTGTTGAGGGTGATAACTCAATGTTAATACTAATCTTCGGTTTAGCAGCCTTGATTTTCTGCCTTATCTTCGCTTACATTTACTGGTGTAACCTAAAAAGTGCGCGTAATCTTTATGTTCTAGATAAAGAAAACAAAAAGATTCCAACGTTCAAAGAAGATCTTGAAACACTTGCTAATGGTCGTTTCCACATGACTTTGATGGCAATTCCAATGATTGGTGTTCTGCTCTTTACTATCTTGCCATTAATTTACATGATTTGTTTGGCATTTACAAATTATGACCACAATCACCTACCACCAAAGAGTCTCTTTGATTGGGTTGGTTTCACTAACTTTGGTAATATCTTCAACGGTCGTATGGCAGAAACATTCTTCCCAGTGCTTTCTTGGACCTTGATTTGGGCAGTATTTGCCACAGTAACAAACTTCTTCTTTGGTATTATTTTAGCTCTTATTATCAATACTAAAGGTTTAAAATTGAAGAAAATGTGGCGAACAATCTTTGTTATTACCATTGCGGTGCCACAATTCATTTCACTTCTTATCATGAGAAACTTGCTTAGCGATGCTGGTCCAATCAATGCTATTCTTGAAAAAATTGGACTCGTCTCAGCTGCTAATCCATTGCCGTTCTTATCTGATCCGCTTTGGGCCAAGTTCTCAATTATCATCGTTAACATGTGGGTTGGTATTCCTGTAACAATGTTGGTTGCTACTGGTATCATCATGAACTTGCCACAAGAGCAAATTGAAGCTGCTGAAATTGACGGAGCAAGCAAATTCCAGATTTTCAAATCAATTACATTCCCTCAAATTTTACTGGTTATGATGCCAAACTTGATTCAACAATTTATCGGTAACATCAACAACTTCAATGTTATCTACCTCCTTACTGGTGGTGGTCCTACTAATTCTAATTTCTATCAAGCTGGTAGCACAGACTTGCTTGTTACATGGCTTTACAATTTGACAGTTACTGCAGCAGACTACAACCTTGCTTCTGTTATCGGTATCATTATCTTTGTTCTTTCTGCCGTGTTCAGTCTTCTAGCTTACACAAGAACAAGTTCTTATAAGGAAGGGGTTGCGAAATAA
- a CDS encoding Maltose/maltodextrin ABC transporter, permease protein MalG — MKNKKRLRLTFVYTLLIVLSIIWLFPIVWVVLTSFRGEGTAYVNYFIPKTWTLDNYIKLFTSDAFPFGQWFLNTLLVATATCIISTFITVGMAYSLSRIKFKHRNGFLKVALVLNMFPGFMSMIAVYYILKAFNLDQTLLALVLVYSAGAALGFYIAKGFFDTIPYSLDESAMIDGATRADIFFKITLPLSKPIIVYTALMAFIGPWIDFIFAKVILGDATSKYTVAIGLFSMLQQDTINDWFMSFTAGSVIIAIPITLLFMFMQKYYVEGITGGSVK, encoded by the coding sequence ATGAAAAACAAAAAACGATTAAGATTGACGTTTGTCTATACTTTACTGATTGTTTTATCAATCATCTGGCTCTTTCCAATTGTTTGGGTTGTCCTTACAAGTTTCCGTGGCGAAGGAACAGCTTATGTTAACTACTTCATTCCAAAAACTTGGACACTGGATAATTACATCAAACTATTCACATCGGATGCCTTTCCTTTTGGACAATGGTTCTTAAACACATTGCTAGTTGCAACAGCAACTTGTATCATATCAACCTTTATCACGGTTGGTATGGCTTACTCACTCAGTCGTATCAAATTTAAACACCGCAACGGTTTCTTAAAAGTAGCGCTTGTGCTTAATATGTTCCCTGGCTTTATGAGTATGATTGCCGTTTACTACATCTTAAAAGCCTTTAACCTTGACCAAACGCTTCTTGCCCTTGTCTTGGTTTACTCAGCTGGTGCGGCACTAGGCTTCTATATTGCCAAAGGGTTCTTTGATACAATTCCTTACTCACTTGATGAATCTGCCATGATTGATGGAGCAACACGCGCTGATATTTTCTTTAAAATTACACTTCCTCTTTCAAAACCAATTATCGTTTATACAGCGCTTATGGCTTTCATCGGACCTTGGATTGACTTCATCTTTGCTAAGGTTATCTTAGGAGATGCGACAAGTAAATACACCGTTGCCATTGGACTCTTCTCAATGTTACAACAAGATACCATCAATGATTGGTTCATGTCGTTTACAGCAGGTTCAGTTATTATCGCCATTCCAATCACATTACTCTTCATGTTTATGCAAAAATACTACGTGGAAGGTATTACTGGCGGTTCTGTTAAATAA
- a CDS encoding MutT/nudix family protein produces MSRAQSVILTNMCLIEDGQGNVVMQIRDPKRYRWSGYALPGGHIEPHEGLVESVIREVKEETGLTINDPQLVGMKHWYTKEDERYLVFLYRASDYIGDIHSTDEGVIKWVPRKELPKLDLAYDMLNLLRVFEEDDLNELFYRERLKDDFLREFW; encoded by the coding sequence ATGTCACGTGCACAGAGTGTGATTTTAACAAATATGTGCTTAATTGAGGACGGTCAGGGGAATGTAGTCATGCAGATTCGTGACCCAAAACGTTATCGTTGGTCTGGTTATGCGCTTCCTGGAGGGCATATTGAGCCACATGAAGGCTTGGTTGAGTCTGTTATTCGTGAAGTTAAGGAAGAAACTGGTTTGACAATTAACGATCCACAATTAGTAGGAATGAAACATTGGTATACTAAAGAAGATGAACGCTACCTTGTTTTCTTATATCGAGCTTCTGACTACATCGGTGATATTCATTCGACTGATGAGGGCGTAATTAAATGGGTTCCTCGCAAGGAATTACCAAAACTAGATTTAGCTTATGATATGCTCAATTTGCTTCGCGTTTTCGAGGAAGATGACCTCAACGAACTCTTTTACCGCGAACGTTTGAAAGATGATTTCTTACGCGAATTTTGGTAA
- the uvrB gene encoding Excinuclease ABC subunit B, translating into MIDRVENNQFKLVSKYQPSGDQPAAIEALVDNIEGGEKAQILLGATGTGKTYTMSQVIAKVNKPTLVIAHNKTLAGQLYGEFKEFFPDNAVEYFVSYYDYYQPEAYVPSSDTYIEKDSSVNDEIDKLRHSATSALLERNDVIVVASVSCIYGLGSPKEYADSVVSLRPGQEISRDQLLNDLVDIQFERNDIDFQRGRFRVRGDVVEIFPASRDEHAFRVEFFGDEIDRIREIESLTGKVLGEVEHLAIFPATHFMTNEEHMEHAIHNILEEMEEQVKQFETEGKLIEAQRIRQRTEYDVEMLREMGYTNGVENYSRHMDGRSEGEPPFTLLDFFPEDFLIMVDESHMTMGQIKGMYNGDRSRKEMLVNYGFRLPSALDNRPLRREEFENHVHQIVYVSATPGDYELEQTDTVVEQIIRPTGLLDPEVEVRPTMGQMDDLLGEINSRAEKGERTFITTLTKKMAEDLTDYLKEMGVKVKYMHSDIKTLERTEIIRDLRLGVFDVLIGINLLREGIDVPEVSLVAILDADKEGFLRNERGLIQTIGRAARNSEGHVIMYADKITESMQKAMDETARRREIQMHYNEEHGIVPQTIKKDIRDLIAISKSSDTDVAEDTPDYNAMTKAERQETIKKFQKQMQEAAEMLDFELAAQLRDMVLELKAMD; encoded by the coding sequence ATGATAGATAGAGTAGAGAACAATCAATTTAAATTAGTATCAAAATACCAACCGTCTGGAGACCAACCAGCAGCCATTGAGGCTTTGGTGGATAATATTGAAGGTGGGGAAAAAGCTCAAATTCTTCTTGGAGCAACAGGAACTGGTAAGACTTATACGATGAGTCAAGTTATTGCTAAGGTCAACAAACCAACGTTGGTCATTGCTCATAATAAAACTTTGGCTGGGCAACTTTATGGAGAATTCAAAGAATTTTTCCCAGACAATGCTGTTGAATATTTTGTGTCTTATTATGATTACTATCAACCAGAAGCTTATGTGCCTTCTAGCGATACTTATATTGAAAAAGATAGCTCGGTAAATGATGAAATCGATAAATTACGCCATTCAGCAACATCAGCCCTACTAGAACGTAATGACGTTATCGTAGTAGCGTCGGTATCGTGTATCTATGGTTTGGGGTCACCAAAAGAATATGCTGATAGTGTGGTTAGTTTGCGACCTGGGCAAGAAATATCACGTGACCAATTGTTAAACGATTTGGTTGACATTCAATTTGAACGAAATGACATTGATTTTCAACGTGGTCGTTTTCGTGTGCGTGGCGACGTTGTCGAAATTTTCCCAGCCAGTCGTGATGAGCACGCTTTTCGTGTGGAATTTTTTGGTGACGAAATTGATCGTATTCGAGAAATCGAAAGTTTGACAGGTAAAGTTCTTGGGGAGGTGGAACATTTAGCGATTTTCCCTGCTACACACTTCATGACCAACGAGGAACATATGGAGCACGCCATTCACAACATTTTGGAAGAAATGGAAGAGCAGGTCAAGCAGTTTGAGACAGAAGGAAAGTTGATAGAAGCGCAGCGTATTCGCCAAAGAACGGAATACGATGTTGAAATGCTTCGTGAAATGGGCTATACGAATGGTGTTGAAAATTATTCGCGTCATATGGACGGTCGATCAGAAGGAGAGCCGCCGTTTACCTTACTTGATTTCTTCCCAGAAGATTTCCTTATTATGGTTGATGAAAGTCACATGACCATGGGTCAAATCAAAGGAATGTATAACGGAGACCGTTCGCGTAAGGAAATGCTGGTTAATTACGGTTTTCGTTTGCCAAGTGCGCTTGATAATCGTCCTTTGCGCCGTGAAGAATTTGAAAATCATGTTCACCAAATTGTTTACGTGTCAGCCACCCCAGGGGATTACGAGCTGGAACAAACTGATACTGTTGTTGAACAAATCATTCGTCCAACTGGTTTGCTTGACCCTGAAGTGGAAGTGCGTCCAACTATGGGACAAATGGATGATTTGCTCGGTGAAATTAATAGCCGTGCTGAAAAAGGCGAACGCACCTTCATTACAACATTAACTAAGAAAATGGCAGAAGATTTGACCGATTACCTCAAAGAAATGGGTGTCAAAGTCAAGTATATGCATTCAGATATTAAAACGTTGGAACGTACGGAGATCATTCGTGATTTGCGTCTAGGTGTTTTTGATGTCTTGATTGGGATTAATTTGCTCCGTGAAGGAATTGACGTCCCAGAAGTAAGCTTGGTTGCCATTCTTGATGCGGACAAGGAAGGATTCTTGCGCAATGAACGTGGTCTTATTCAAACGATTGGGCGTGCAGCACGAAACAGCGAGGGGCATGTTATCATGTATGCTGATAAGATTACAGAATCCATGCAAAAAGCCATGGACGAAACGGCGCGTCGTCGTGAAATTCAAATGCATTACAACGAAGAACATGGTATTGTTCCGCAAACAATCAAAAAAGATATTCGCGATTTGATTGCCATTTCGAAAAGTTCTGATACAGATGTCGCAGAAGATACTCCAGATTACAATGCTATGACGAAAGCAGAACGTCAAGAGACAATTAAGAAATTTCAAAAACAAATGCAAGAAGCAGCAGAAATGCTCGATTTCGAACTTGCTGCCCAATTGCGTGATATGGTATTAGAATTGAAAGCCATGGATTAG